A region from the Halobacillus mangrovi genome encodes:
- a CDS encoding sugar ABC transporter permease, translated as MSKQRHNPKIAVTLSIVPGLGQLYNRHFLKGATFLLLTVAFVVSFYQFLNIGYWGLLTLGEIPRLDDSRVLLAQGIISLIITGFVITFYVLNLINAYKEAVKIQQGRKRDNLQKSFRDGWDKSFPYVLVGPGLFLLIFVVVFPLLYMILLAFTDYNLYNSPPKNLLNWVGFENFISLVTVPIWRDTFFSVFSWTIIWTLVATTFQIALALILAIFVNDPRIKFKKFIRTVLILPWAVPAFVTILIFAALFNNEFGAINNDILGPLFNQTIPWMTDPFWSKIALIGIQIWVGFPFVFAIFTGVLQSISKEWYEAAEVDGASSWQKFKSITFPQVMFATAPILIMQYAGNFNNFNIIYLFNQGGPAVRGQNAGGTDILISWVYNLTFETQNYNMAAAISIIIGLIISGFAFYQFRRTRSFKEEGEM; from the coding sequence ATGAGTAAGCAAAGGCATAATCCAAAGATAGCAGTTACATTATCCATCGTCCCAGGATTAGGACAATTGTATAATCGTCATTTTTTAAAAGGGGCAACTTTTTTATTGTTAACCGTTGCTTTTGTCGTATCCTTCTATCAATTTTTAAATATAGGATATTGGGGCCTCTTAACTCTAGGGGAAATCCCTCGATTAGATGATTCGCGTGTTTTACTCGCTCAAGGGATAATATCTCTTATAATAACTGGGTTCGTAATAACCTTTTATGTATTAAATTTGATAAATGCCTATAAAGAAGCTGTGAAAATCCAACAAGGAAGAAAACGTGATAATCTGCAAAAAAGCTTCAGAGATGGATGGGATAAAAGTTTTCCTTATGTACTGGTAGGACCAGGACTATTTTTACTGATTTTCGTTGTTGTTTTCCCATTACTATATATGATTCTACTAGCATTTACTGATTATAATTTATATAATTCTCCACCAAAAAATTTATTGAATTGGGTAGGGTTTGAAAACTTTATATCATTAGTGACGGTACCAATATGGCGTGATACATTTTTTAGTGTTTTTTCATGGACAATTATTTGGACATTGGTCGCCACTACTTTCCAGATAGCTTTAGCATTAATCCTGGCTATATTTGTGAATGATCCACGAATCAAGTTTAAGAAGTTCATTAGAACGGTGTTAATATTACCTTGGGCCGTACCAGCGTTTGTCACTATCTTGATTTTTGCTGCACTGTTTAACAACGAATTTGGTGCCATTAATAACGATATTTTAGGACCATTATTTAATCAAACAATACCTTGGATGACTGACCCATTTTGGTCCAAAATTGCTTTAATAGGTATTCAAATCTGGGTAGGTTTTCCTTTTGTATTTGCTATATTTACTGGGGTCTTACAAAGTATATCTAAAGAATGGTACGAAGCAGCAGAAGTGGATGGAGCTTCGAGTTGGCAAAAATTTAAAAGTATTACTTTTCCGCAAGTAATGTTTGCCACTGCACCAATACTTATCATGCAATACGCAGGGAATTTTAATAATTTCAACATTATTTACCTTTTTAACCAAGGTGGTCCAGCTGTACGAGGTCAGAATGCTGGCGGTACGGATATTTTAATTTCATGGGTTTATAATTTAACATTTGAAACTCAAAACTATAATATGGCTGCAGCCATATCTATTATTATTGGATTAATAATTTCCGGCTTTGCCTTCTATCAATTCAGGCGCACACGTTCCTTTAAAGAAGAGGGGGAGATGTAA